The Posidoniimonas polymericola DNA window CTGCGGCGACGCCTCCTCTGCGGGTTCGTCGTCGGTCGGGTCGTCGGACTCGGGATCGTCCTGCTGCTTGACCTTCTTCTTGGCCCTCTTCTTCTTGGGCGCCTTCTTGGCGGCCTTCTTCTTGGGGCCGTCCTTCGACTCGGCGGCCGTCTTGCGGGCCGGCTTCTTGGCGGTCTTCTTCTTCTTAGGGGCGGGCGCCTCTTCTTCGTCGAGGTCGTCATCGTCGTCGTCGACGTCAACGAATTCGAAATCGTCGTCGTAGAGGTCGTCGTCGTCTTCTTGGCGAGGCGCCGGCATGTTGGATTCCGCTGCAGTGATTCGAAGGGGGGCGGCAAAGAAGCAAGGGGCGGGCCGAGAATGGCCGCCGAGCCGCACTGCCCCCCAGTATCCAGCCCCGCGGAAGCCGCGTCAATGCGGGGGGCCCGCCCAGTTGGGCCCGCGGAAAGCCGGGCCGCCGGCCCGCTACCGCATCGCCACCTGGATCTTGGCCGCCTCGACGGCCCGGGTGAGGGCCGCGTCGCTGTTTTCAGAACGCCCTTCGGTCAAGCTCGTAGCTCGTCGCACGACGATATCGGGATTAACCCCGACTTTGCTGATTGGATGACCGAGGGGCGAAAAGAACTTAGCGGTCGTCAGGCGGATCCCAGCCCCACCTTGTCCCAGGGAGAAAATCCCCTGCACCGAACCCTTGCCGAAAGACCGCTCTCCGACAATGGCGCCGCGATTCGAGTCTTTGATCGCCGCGGCAAATATCTCGCTAGCACTGGCGCTGTCGCCGTCGATCAGCACCACCAGCGGCACCCGCCAGGTGCCGGCCCGGTGGGCCCGGAAGTCGATGGTCTCGCCCTCGCTCCGGCCGCTGGTCGAAACGATCCGACCCTCGGCGACAAACTTGTCCGCCATCTCGACGCTCGAGGTCAGCAGGCCGCCCGGGTTGCCCCGCAGGTCGAGGATCAGGCTCCGCATCCCCTTGCCGTGCAGGTCCCACAGGGCGGCGTCGAGGTCGCGGCTGGTTGACTTCTGGAACACCGGCACGCGGACATAGGCGACCCCGTACTGCGGGTCGAGGATCCGCACGTCCTCGAGGCTCGGCACGTCGACGTGCTCACGCCGCACCGACAGGTCGCGGGTCACGGTCGGCTCGCCCATCCAGCTCGACAGCCGGCCTTCGGTCGGCCGGGCCACGACGTGGGCCTCCTCTCGCGGCGAGACCACCGTCACGCGGCAGTACGAGCCCTCTTCGCCCGTCAGCAGACCGGCGGCCTCGTCGGTGCTGAGCTCGGCGGTGGCCTGCCCGTCGACCGCGACAATGCGGTCGCCGTCGTGGATGCCGCCCCGCTCGGCCGGGCTGTTGGGGATCACGCGGACGATCAGGAGGGCGCCGTTGTCTGGCTTCAGCTCAACGCCGAGGCCGACAAAGTTGCCCTCGATCTGCGAGTAGACGTCCCGCAGCTGGGCGGGAGTCAGGAACGATGAATAGTGGTCGAGCGTCTCGGCGGCCGCGGCGGTGAACTCCAGCGAGGTCGCGACCGGGTTCAGGCCGATCCGGTAAGAGGCCAGGCGGGCCGCCTGCTGCTGGGCGGCCAACGCCCCTTGGCTGCTGTTGGTGAGGGCGCCCGAGCCGAGCTGACGCAGCTCTTCATCGAGCTGCGAGACCTGCTTCGAGCTGGCCCGCACGCCGTTGGCGCGGAGGAACTGCGGCTCCTGCAACGCGATCCGCAGGCCGTAGATGCCCTTGCGGGCGGCGGCGTCCCACTGGGGGGTCGTGACGTAGTGGGTTTCCATCTTGCTGAGCAGCTCGCGGTACAGGCCCTCGGCCTGCTGGCTGCTGAGCTCGTGGACCGAGTCGACAAAGCTGTCGTCGGTGTACCGACGCTCGAGGCTGAAGTGCATGCGGGCGGTGACAAACCGCTGCCGGAGCGAGGCGTCCGACGGGTGCTCGCGGAGGGCGTCCTCGTAGAAGGCGAGGGCGTCGCCCCACCGCTTCTGGCTCTCGAGCTCGCGCCCCTTGGCGAGGAGCGTGGCGGCCGAGGGGCCGGCCGGGGCTTCGACGACCGGCGACGCGGACTGGGCCCGGGCGATCGACGGCATGGCGCCCGAGGTCAGAACGCCAGCGACCACGGTTGCGAGCAGGCAGCGTTGCAGCAAGTCAGCGACCCGATTCAGCATGCTTCGTTCCATCTTCTCTAGGGGCCCGCGGCGTCCGGCAGGTTGACCGAGTTCCGTTTCACTCCCCGTACCCGTCTGCCACCCCGTTGGGAGGCCCCGAAGGTCGGGTCGTGCGGCCCAGCGACGACTGTGAGGGTTGTCGCTGCCAGGCCAGGCGCTCGCTGCGGCAAAAGAGCTGCGGGCACAGGCGAATATAGGTCACAGAATCGCGCCGGTCAAAAAACGGGAGCGAGAGTTTTTGCACGTTCCCCGGCGGCCGCGTGGCGCGACCCGCACATCACGGCCATCCCGGAGGTCCGGCGCGCCGGGCGCTCGGTGTCTAGGGGTTGGCTGTGTGGTGCGGCTCGTTACGGACAACCACCTGTGACGATTTGGTGGCGTCGGCTGAGAGGCGTCGGCTGCGGCCGGCGGCGCTTGGGGCGCCGCGGAAGAGAACGCGGACCTGGTGGTTGGCGTCGTGCCGTAAGAACCCGGAGAGTCGTGTCCCCGGTCGGTTGAGCTTGTCCGTTTGATTGGACACCCCCATTACGGGAATGGCTCGCGGTCGGTTCGCCTTTTCTGACAAGTCTGGTTCGGCCCCGCCCTGCCCCGCTCTGCCGGGCCAGGCAACCCGCCACCCGGGTGGCCTGCTAGGGCCCGTTGGGGGCGCCGTGCAGGCGTCATTGAAAGGGGCCAGTCGGGAGGTCGTCGGGAGGTCGCCGAGGACTAGCCGAGGCGTCACCGCGCGGTGCGGCGTCAGTGTGAACGCCGGCCGGGCAGCCGATGAGTGGGGGGCGATCAAGTCGCCGCCGCCGGGCATCGCGGCCGAGTAGAAAAGCCAGGCCGGCGCACGAAAATAGCCGCCCCTTTCAGCCGCCGCGGTTTAGGAGGGGGAGGACTTTGGACCGCGGCGGTAAGTTGAAAGGGGCGGCCTGAGGTGCTATCGTGCCGCGCTTGCAGCGTAGTGATTTCGTTCGCAGGAGGCCTTGCGGCCTGTTTGTTCTACGCCCGCATTGCTAGAGGGTTCGCAACCGCCGCCCGGTTTCTTGCACCAGGTGCGAAACCCCGCACAAAAAGTCGCAACGAGGAAGCCAGAAGGAATACTGTGGAATCGCCAAAGATCAAGCGGGCGCTAATCAGCGTTAGCGACAAATCCGGGCTTGCCCAATTTGCCAAGAGCCTGGCCGACCACGGCGTCGAGCTGTGCAGCACCGGCGGCTCGCGCAAGGCGCTCGAGGACGCCGGCATCCCGGTCCGCGACGTCACCGACTACACCGGCTTCCCCGAGATGATGGACGGCCGTCTCAAGACGCTGCACCCCAAGGTGCACGGCGGCATCCTGCAGCGGCGTGACAACGAGTCCGACGTCGCCGCGGCCGAGGAGCACGGCATCCTGCCGTTCGAGCTGGTGGTGGTGAACCTCTACCCGTTCCGCGAGACCATCGCCCGGCCCGACGTCACCGTCGACGAGGCGATCGAGAAGATCGACATCGGCGGCCCGACCATGGTCCGCGCCGCGGCCAAGAACCACGCGTTCGTCACGATCGCCTCGAACCCCGGCCAGTACGACCGCATCCTCGCCGAGGTTCAGGCGACCGGCGCTACCACGCCCGAACTCCGCCGCGCGCTCGCCGGCGAGGCGTTCGCCCACACCGCCGAGTACGACACGGCCATCGCCGGCTACTTCGCCAAGCTGGCCGCCGCCGAGGGCGACGACCTCACGCCGGCCGAGCTGAGCATCACGGTCACCAAGAAGTGCCCGCTCCGCTACGGCGAGAACCCCCACCAGTCGGCCGCGCTGTACGTCAACGCCGACGCCGGGCCGACCTCGCTGGTCAACGCCGAGCAGCTCAACGGCAAGGAACTCAGCTACAACAACCTGCTGGACCTCGACGCCGCGCTCGGCGTCGCGCGGTCGCTGCCCGTGCCCGGCGTGGCCGTGCTGAAGCACAACAACCCGTGCGGCGCGGCGACCGCCCTCAGCGTCGGCGACGCCACCCGCAAGGCGTGGGACGGCGACCCGGTCAGCGCGTTCGGCTCGATCCTGGGCTACAACACGACGGTCGACGCGGCCTCGGCCGAGTGCCTGGCCGAGCCGGGCAAGTTTGTCGAGGCGATTGTCGCCCCCGACTTCACGACCGAGGCGATCGAGATCCTCACCACCAAGCCGAAGTGGCGGGCCAACGTGCGGCTGCTGAAGGTCGGCGAGGTGAAGCCGGGCGGCGGCGAGCTGCAGCTCCGCGCGATCGACGGCGGCTACCTCGCCCAGGCGGCCGACGACATGGCCGACGACGAGTCCGAGTGGAAGGTCGTCACCGAGACGCAGCCCTCCGACGCGCAGCTGGCCGAGCTCCGCTTCGCCTGGGCCGCCTGCCGGCACGTGAAGAGCAACGCCATCGTGCTCAGCCAGGACAACGCCCTGGTGGGCGTGGGCGCCGGCCAGATGAGCCGCGTCGACTCGGTCGAGATCTCGATCAAGAAGGCGGGCGACCGGGTGATCGGCGCGGTCATGGCGAGTGACGCCTTCTTCCCGTTCGACGACTCGATCCACACCGCGGCCGCCGCCGGCGTCAAGGCGTTCATCCAGCCCGGCGGCTCCCGCAACGACGACCAGGTCATCGCCGCCTGCAACAAGCACGGCCTGCCAATGGTGTTCACCGGGACGCGGCACTTTAGGCACTAGGCCGCGACGCCCCGCTAGGGCTAGCAGCCGGCGAGCTACACCTCGCCGGCAAGCGGCGCCGCACTTCTGTTGCCGCCCGCCCGAGCGGGGTGGTAGGATGCGCCTATGAACATCCGCTTGGATACCTCGGTGGTCGCAGGAGCACTCTCGCCGCTGGTCTCGTCGTTCGACGCGGCCGCGCTGCAGAGCCTCGTGGCGTTCCGCGCCGACGATGCGACGCAGCGGCGGTTCGACGAGCTCGCCGAGAAGGCGAGCGACGGCACACTTTCAGCGGCCGAGCAGAGCGCCTACCACTCGATGGTCGGCGCCTCGACCGTGGTGGCCGTCATGCAGGCCGAGGCTGAGAAGTTACTATCGCAGTCCCCGCCTAGCCGGGGCTAAGCGGTGCCTCCCACTTCCGACCTTCGCGCTCTGGTCATCGTGCGGGCAGGCAACCGCTGCGAGTACTGCACGGTTCACCAGGACCACGACCGCATGCTGCGTTTCCCGGTTGACCGGATCATCGCCGGTCAGCACCGGGGCGAGTACACCGAGGAGAACACTGCGTTAGCGTGCCCCTACTGCAACGGCAAGAAGGGGCCGAACATCGCAAGCGTTGTGCCAGGAACTCAGGGACCGCCTGTGGCCTTGTTCAATCCTCGCACCGAGCGTTGGGCCGACCACTTCGCTTTCGAGGGGGCTCGGGTCGTCGGGCTTACCTCTACCGGCGAGGCGACGGCAAGCCTCCTTGCTATGAACGCCGAGGAGAGGTTAGAGCTACGCTCAGCACGCGGCTACGGCGCCTGATCCCCGTCGAGGGCCTCCCGAGGATGCGAGTGACGCAGAACCCTTATCAGTCGCCGGAGACCGATGAAGGACCAACGCGGTCTGTTCCTGAAGTCGACGGCCATCCGCTCGCCGGTCGCCGGGCCCGGCTCGAGTCCGCCGTCATCGACTGGTTCGCGGCGCAGTTTCTCGCGGCGCCGCTGGCGTTCAGTCCGGTTTTTCCGCTCTTCGGGCTGCCGCTTGCGGAGCAGCCGGATGCGTTCTCGAGCTGGATGCTGTGGGCGATCTTCGCCTTGTGGTGCCTTTCGTCGCTTGCCACGTACTGCGCGCTCAACTACCGCTCACTAGAGCGCAGTAGCCAGACGCTCGGCATGCGGTGGAAGCGGCTGAAATTTGTTTCGCGAGACGGTTCGCCGGTGACCGTCGGTCAGATCCTGATACGCCGCACCGCCCTGCTCTGGCCGCTGTACTTCGTCCCTGGTTTCAATGCCTTGTTTGCGTTCTACAGCCTCGGTCTGGCATTGCGAGAGTCTCGTTACTCGCTGCACGACGACATCGCCGCCACGGCGGTGGTGCTGGCCGATTGAATTATTGGGATGCGTGGCTGTTGCGGTGAAATGCAGCGGCTAGAATGTCGTCAGCTCTCGCAGTCATCCTAGCCGGAAAGATCTCCCCAATGCCCGACGCCCCGAACCCCTACGCCTCGCCGCTGTCGGAAGACGCCGAGTCGGGCGACCAGCGGGAATACATGTTCGGTAGCCGGCTCGCGGGCCGCGGGCAGCGGCTCGTGGCGATCATCATCGACGGCATTGTGCTCAACATCGTCATGCTGCCGGCGTACTACCTGTTCAAGATCGGGTTCTTTCAGGCCCCGCCAGCAAACCCCGAAGAATTCAATCCGCTGAACGTCTGGAGTATCTATGCGACGATGTCCCCGTTGCAGCTGGTGCTGACGATCGTGACGCCGGCGGCGGCCTACTTGCTGGTGAACGGCTACCTGCTGAGCGCTAGTGGCCAGACCGTGGGGAAGAAGGCTCTTGGTATCAAGATCGTCCGCAAAGACGGCAGCAAGGCCGAGTTCTCACGGTTGATTCTCCACCGCTACTTCCTGTTGTGGTTTATTGGGTTGATTCCCATC harbors:
- a CDS encoding S41 family peptidase, with product MLNRVADLLQRCLLATVVAGVLTSGAMPSIARAQSASPVVEAPAGPSAATLLAKGRELESQKRWGDALAFYEDALREHPSDASLRQRFVTARMHFSLERRYTDDSFVDSVHELSSQQAEGLYRELLSKMETHYVTTPQWDAAARKGIYGLRIALQEPQFLRANGVRASSKQVSQLDEELRQLGSGALTNSSQGALAAQQQAARLASYRIGLNPVATSLEFTAAAAETLDHYSSFLTPAQLRDVYSQIEGNFVGLGVELKPDNGALLIVRVIPNSPAERGGIHDGDRIVAVDGQATAELSTDEAAGLLTGEEGSYCRVTVVSPREEAHVVARPTEGRLSSWMGEPTVTRDLSVRREHVDVPSLEDVRILDPQYGVAYVRVPVFQKSTSRDLDAALWDLHGKGMRSLILDLRGNPGGLLTSSVEMADKFVAEGRIVSTSGRSEGETIDFRAHRAGTWRVPLVVLIDGDSASASEIFAAAIKDSNRGAIVGERSFGKGSVQGIFSLGQGGAGIRLTTAKFFSPLGHPISKVGVNPDIVVRRATSLTEGRSENSDAALTRAVEAAKIQVAMR
- the purH gene encoding bifunctional phosphoribosylaminoimidazolecarboxamide formyltransferase/IMP cyclohydrolase, which gives rise to MESPKIKRALISVSDKSGLAQFAKSLADHGVELCSTGGSRKALEDAGIPVRDVTDYTGFPEMMDGRLKTLHPKVHGGILQRRDNESDVAAAEEHGILPFELVVVNLYPFRETIARPDVTVDEAIEKIDIGGPTMVRAAAKNHAFVTIASNPGQYDRILAEVQATGATTPELRRALAGEAFAHTAEYDTAIAGYFAKLAAAEGDDLTPAELSITVTKKCPLRYGENPHQSAALYVNADAGPTSLVNAEQLNGKELSYNNLLDLDAALGVARSLPVPGVAVLKHNNPCGAATALSVGDATRKAWDGDPVSAFGSILGYNTTVDAASAECLAEPGKFVEAIVAPDFTTEAIEILTTKPKWRANVRLLKVGEVKPGGGELQLRAIDGGYLAQAADDMADDESEWKVVTETQPSDAQLAELRFAWAACRHVKSNAIVLSQDNALVGVGAGQMSRVDSVEISIKKAGDRVIGAVMASDAFFPFDDSIHTAAAAGVKAFIQPGGSRNDDQVIAACNKHGLPMVFTGTRHFRH
- a CDS encoding HNH endonuclease, with the protein product MPPTSDLRALVIVRAGNRCEYCTVHQDHDRMLRFPVDRIIAGQHRGEYTEENTALACPYCNGKKGPNIASVVPGTQGPPVALFNPRTERWADHFAFEGARVVGLTSTGEATASLLAMNAEERLELRSARGYGA
- a CDS encoding RDD family protein, with protein sequence MTQNPYQSPETDEGPTRSVPEVDGHPLAGRRARLESAVIDWFAAQFLAAPLAFSPVFPLFGLPLAEQPDAFSSWMLWAIFALWCLSSLATYCALNYRSLERSSQTLGMRWKRLKFVSRDGSPVTVGQILIRRTALLWPLYFVPGFNALFAFYSLGLALRESRYSLHDDIAATAVVLAD
- a CDS encoding RDD family protein, which translates into the protein MPDAPNPYASPLSEDAESGDQREYMFGSRLAGRGQRLVAIIIDGIVLNIVMLPAYYLFKIGFFQAPPANPEEFNPLNVWSIYATMSPLQLVLTIVTPAAAYLLVNGYLLSASGQTVGKKALGIKIVRKDGSKAEFSRLILHRYFLLWFIGLIPIIGMIFGLLDPLMIFRKSRYCLHDDIADTAVVLA